GGTTAGGACTTGAACTCAAGCAAGCTAGGAAAATTAAGCCCTCTTCACCACTGGATCAAGGGTATTACTTGTATTAGTGGGGTCAaagttaatatatacatataaaattttaaaaattaatcaaatatacatatatatacagtGTCATTTTTAACAAAGTGGATTCCTATGAACCCACTTGACCCTCTATGGGTCCGCCCCTGCATCAGAACATCTTGCACATTTAGGAATACTTGACCAAATTAGAATTTGAtaacaatatattttgattttgattaacTATGAAATATCCTTAagtattaaagttaagtctaaaattGTTCGCATCTTAAGTCCTTACAAAAGTTGAATgtggaatatttatttattttaatttaaatatatatatatataatgtgtgtTTGCGTGCATGTGAGTGTGCACGTGAGTGTATGCGTGTATGTGCACACGCTTACGCGTACGTGCGTGCGTGGTGTGTGTGAGTACGCCCGTGCGTGGTGCGTGTAAGTGCGCCTGCCCGTGCGAGTGTGTGTGAGAATAACTTAAGATTAACTATACCTTTTTagtgtaataataaaaatttagaaactTTCTTAGTTACCTAGCTTGAATATCAGAAATTTAGTAATTCATCACTTGgtatatttatgtatgaaatattttctaatcAATCTGCGTAACTATACatgattataatttataggtatgttatgcataaattatatgtttatttgtaatttttaatattataatatgaaaCTATTAGATTAGATTGTTTTAGCATATAATATAAGAGTCTGTTAAAGCTTAATTTctctttgaataaaaataattttgtaaaataaaaatgttgatCGGcgaatcaaattaaaataattgataagctaaataagtcaacaatatttatttgcTACGCTAAATAAGTCAACAATATTTAATGAGTTGACAATCCCGATGTACTTgaagaaatttgaatttattattcgcacaaattaataaataaaatggttaAATGGCTTCTGAAAAACCTACCTATAAAAACAGAAGCTTcatacaaatttataaaataaactctTTACAGAAGTAAAAACGGCAAGTGAGATGGCGGcgacaaatattttattgcaGTGTGGCGATTGCGGAACTCTGCTTGGATCTGCTGCAGAAGCTCAGCAACACGCACAGGAGTTTTGTCACACCAACTACTACGAGTCCCAAGAAGCCATTCGCTTTATTGTTTGCTACACTTGCGGTTACAAATGTTCCTGCGAAACCGTaagttcaaaattattttctaagttgtaattagaatttttttatttttagcctTATAAACTGCATTGGGTAAGGTATATTTACTGATAATTTTTTCTCGTTTGCcctaattttgatgaattaagTTAACTGATATATGTTGTTGGTAGAAGGGAATAGATATCCAATCAATTTAATTAAGATGCACATAAATTAATCTATACACCAACAttttaaatccaaaaaaaataaaataaaaggtgtACTCActgataattttttcttatttgccCTAATAAAGTTCACTCGTATATATTGCTGGTAGAAAGGGTAGATATACTATCAATTTAATCAAAATGTACATAAATTGATCTATACACCAACATTTTcaatctaaaaaattaaaataaaaaatatatttactgttaatcttttcttatttgccctaattttgataaataaagttaACTGGTATATACTGCTGGTGGAAGGGGTAGATATCCTATCAATTTAATCAAGATGCACATATATTGATCTGTACACCAACATTTTCaatccaataaaataaaataaaagtagtatttatatgaatttcatcacgATTTTCTTGAACATAACATGATGCAtcactaaaataaacaaaaaattatattaatcaaaattaatctGATCAGTAATCCTGTAATTAAATAACTCAACATTCATTCAAGTAtattacttaacccttctataTGTCAAAATAGATAATATTGTACCACTTTTAAAAAATGTCCTAAAAATTCAGTTTAAgcaaaaatattagaaaataaattatgctTGACCATATACAAATGTCTGAAAAACTTCGAAGTTaggataaaaatattacatctataattatatatatttatttggatatctaacttattttaaaatcgTTAATCTcaaattaagtttatatataagaataataaGCTACTAAAAACATCttactttttaataaataatgaattataaCTTTCTacaaggtaattttttttttaaaacatactataCAATATTCGAAGCTTAATTTATATCGAGTGAAGTAATTATTCATAGTTAAATAAATCAATagattaatcaaaataaaatagttgTCAAGCTAAATTAGTAAACAATATGTTATAAAAACTACtctaaatttcttttaattgatTTCAAAACTAAATTTAGCTTTAATCCTAATTCAACtccaattataaataataaaaaaaattcaattatatatacataaatcgaaggaaaaaaaaagtgaacaacAATATGGTGGAAAAGTTATTATTGCAGTGCGGCGATTGCGGAACTCTGCTTAAATCGGCAGAAAAAGCTGAAGAGCATGCTAAAGAGAATTGGCATACTAATTTTCGTGAGTCTAATGAAGAGTTTGTGTACCTTCTTTGCAAAGTTTGTGGCAAACAATGCGTTTGTAAAACAgtaagttataaatttttttattattattatgagttGATTTTTGTGAAATTAGTTGTGGTGCACGTATATGTTGGGTTAGTTGTGGGAGGTGATAGGTATCTCGTGGAATAGTAGTTTAGGTTTGTATACATGTTGTTGGAGGTGATAGGTATCGTGTGGAATAGTAGTTTAGGTTTGTATACATGTTGGTTGTGGTGAGAGGTGATTCGAGCCATAGTTATGGAGAAAATTCTGTTCGGAGCGACATCCAGGAATGGGCTCTGGTGAGTGCGATCCGGATTTAGGGCTCTGCAAACTGGGtgggaaacaaaaaaaaggtatCTTTTAGAATTAGTTGTGCTGTGTTGGTCCTGGGTGTGGAGAAAATCCTGTTGGGAGTGAAACCCAGGAATGGGCTCTGGTGAGCGCGATCCGGATTTAGGGCTCCGGAAACtgggtgaaaaaaaaaaagatatcttGTGGAATTAGTTGTGCTGTGTTGGTCCTAGGTATGGGGAAAATTTTGTTGGGAGCGCCACTCTATTGGGAGCGCGATCCGGATTTAGTGGGCTTCGGACACTGTGtgggaaacaaaaaaaagtatctTGTGGAAGTAGTTGTGGTGTGCTGGTGGTGGGATGTGATAGGTAGCATGTGGAATTAGGTATCTCGTGGAGTTAGTAGTGGTGTGCTGGGTGGTGGGAGGTGATAGGTATCCTGTGGAATTAGGTATCTCGTGGAATTAGTTATGTTGTGATGATGGTAGGAGGTGACAGGTATCTTGTCGAGGTAGTCGTGGTGTGCTGGTGTTGGGAGGTGACAGGTATCTTGTCGAGGTAGTCGTGGTGTGCTGGTGTTGGGAGGTGATAGGTATCCTGTGGAATTAGGTTAGTCATGGTGTACAGTGTGCATAACTGTTGTTGGTGGGCGGTGACAGGTATCTCATAGAATTAGTCTAGGTGCTCGTACATGTTGGTGTCAGTAGGAGGTGATAGgtattttgtgaaattacttGTGGTTTGTGTAACTATAGATGTTGGGAAGTGATATCTAGGTGTATACAAAACTGGCTCGGGCTTCACGATTATTTAACACAAAAAAGAAACATGGGTGTATTTTGTACAGATTTCATTGCGATTTTGTGTTGATGTAGTGTTGTTATTGCTGGAATTACTAGCCTTGATACGTCAAATTTGGTATTATAATTGTAATTGAACTCTACTAGATTGTAATTCAATGGGAGCTAAGCTATTCAACTGTTAATATTGCTTTAGGCGATGTAGTTTACAAGATTATTTTTGGTATTGACTTCTACATTAGTAATTTGTTCGAGGACACAAATTAGGGTAGGAGGTTAGTTAGATATTTTCTCGCTTATTCTCCTATACTATTAGCCGTATTATACGTCATAATATTACTCTTGTAGTTGCTTGTCAAGTTCGATTGttacaaatgattttttttatacttcGATTATGGTTTTATATATAATGAGTATTGCTGTTTAGGATAATTTGTTAGGTTATCTGTAATATTTTGTCGTGATCCTTTGATAGTAAAAATACAAATCCACTAAATAATCCACCGTTAATGGTGCAGTATAATCCGTGTAttgtaatatttataaatagtttgtCTGCTTATTGAACTAACCCTTAGTTTTGATGAGAGTTCCAATATTTAAATTATGGCATTATGTTCAATTGGTGGTATAGCGTTTTCATGCGGCTCATTGgaacttttggattttgattATTTGAAGGAGAGCGTTATACATTCGAGAAAGTCTGGGCATACTGAATTTTATGATAGGACAGCAGAGGTGGCGGAAGAGGCAGCAAGAAGAAACAGAGCTAACATTCGTCAGATGCTGAGAGTAGCTATTGATCGTTTGGACGAGGTAAGAAATCCTAACGTGTCCTAAAGAATTTGATTTTGCTAAGATTTTGAAGTGTGTGATTTCTTGCAACTACCTCAAGTTAGTATATTATAGTATCTGGTTCTGGAAAATGTTTAGATTTGGTACATCTACGACGATGTAAGGTCTAATGTGGCTCACGTTATCTGATTTTTTCTTGATTCGGATCAATGTATTGATGAACATTCATGCTTTTTATGATCAACTTGGCCAATGTGTTAACGATCACGTTGCACCTCATCCAAAGCAATCGAGTTTCATCTGATAAAGTATAATTCTCGTTTTGTCTTTtctgaagtaataacaaaaacattttacttcacaGGCTGATACTTCAGAGGCAGCAAGAaggcagcagcagcagcagcagcagcttGGTTTGCCTTCGAGACCTGTTTTACAGGAAGGACAGGTAATTCCTGTTGAAATCTGTCGATATGGTTTTGCTCCAATTTGTACATGCTTGTCCGTACTCACgttgttttttaattaattttgtagaGTTCATTGCCTCTAGCTGCAAAGGTCGAGCAGATGGCTGAGTGCTTGCGGACTATCCAGCAGAATTCCATGGTAATATTTGAGTCGTTTTAGTTCCAGAATTAAGAAGAATTGTCCtttcattcttttttgttttaaactGAGTCTTTGTCAATTTTCACTAGGATGACGCGGCCAAAGTCATGCAAGCTTTCAACTCATTGCGTATGTTTGTTAGGAATATTGCTACGAATCCTGATGAGGAGAAATACCGCAAAATTAGAATCAGCAATACTGCATTCCAGGTGAGAATATGAATTACAAAACGATTGTCccttgtttttgttgtttattcAATTCTATGTTGTGTTTCTTTCTAACCTTTAAAATTCAGTCGTGAGGAAAGATTATCCATTTTATACCTCGTTAGTACTCAAATTCGTCTGTAATTGGGGTTTACTTGGTTCAAGA
The nucleotide sequence above comes from Solanum pennellii chromosome 9, SPENNV200. Encoded proteins:
- the LOC107030588 gene encoding uncharacterized protein LOC107030588 isoform X1, which produces MAATNILLQCGDCGTLLGSAAEAQQHAQEFCHTNYYESQEAIRFIVCYTCGYKCSCETESVIHSRKSGHTEFYDRTAEVAEEAARRNRANIRQMLRVAIDRLDEADTSEAARRQQQQQQQLGLPSRPVLQEGQSSLPLAAKVEQMAECLRTIQQNSMDDAAKVMQAFNSLRMFVRNIATNPDEEKYRKIRISNTAFQARVGHLRGGIEFLEVCGFERTTGGEHLYMQRENVDFDVLYSAANVLNNAIGNA
- the LOC107030588 gene encoding UBX domain-containing protein 1-like isoform X2; translation: MVEKLLLQCGDCGTLLKSAEKAEEHAKENWHTNFRESNEEFVYLLCKVCGKQCVCKTESVIHSRKSGHTEFYDRTAEVAEEAARRNRANIRQMLRVAIDRLDEADTSEAARRQQQQQQQLGLPSRPVLQEGQSSLPLAAKVEQMAECLRTIQQNSMDDAAKVMQAFNSLRMFVRNIATNPDEEKYRKIRISNTAFQARVGHLRGGIEFLEVCGFERTTGGEHLYMQRENVDFDVLYSAANVLNNAIGNA